In Pelecanus crispus isolate bPelCri1 chromosome Z, bPelCri1.pri, whole genome shotgun sequence, the following are encoded in one genomic region:
- the EMB gene encoding embigin isoform X1 produces the protein MPAAFSGERPARRRLLLLLLLLLLLCLGLSGGSPADPTITTQDASQSQANSLTKMQAGLNESSPEPMTTTRTVNWQTQGSSSNHLTLGLNMSTPALLGPDLSTQEFKQATKENVSNITFVEYEVLLPGVSGTSVEKNVTLDSATQVELSCRLDKKYSHLKSLQVTWKRGNETIGHIHKTENSWSIQLRILDDSKLGSYSCTLKGEEEISAMFHLQVPKIEGKEKPIVSYEGDTAVMICKSSGYTPIAWTWYMTNGSEQIAINDSLLADKYVINRISANVTHLKILKLTKEDDGVYWCEAAFELGKSKGKLKLRVLSLMVPLKPFLAIVAEVVILVTIVFLYEMYSKKKEKCAHGKEFDQVEQLKSEESNGLENSSARHRKI, from the exons ATGCCGGCCGCCTTCTCCGGGGagcgcccggcgcggcggcggctgctgctgctgctgctgctgctgctgctgctctgcctcgGCCTCTCGGGCGGCAGCCCCGCAG atccAACTATAACAACACAAGATGCCAGTCAGTCTCAGGCAAACTCTTTGACTAAGATGCAAGCTGGACTTAATGAGTCATCTCCTG AGCCCATGACAACTACACGCACTGTCAACTGGCAAACTCAGGGGAGCTCTTCAAATCATTTGACACTTGGACTTAACATGTCTACACCTG CCTTGTTAGGTCCAGATCTTTCCACACAAGAGTTCAAACAGGCAACCAAAGAGAACGTGTCTAATATCACTTTTGTGGAGTATGAGGTACTCCTACCTG GTGTTTCTGGtacttctgtggaaaaaaatgtcactttGGACAGTGCAACTCAAGTTGAACTTTCATGCAGATTGGACAAGAAATATTCTCATTTGAAAAGTCTTCAAGTGACTTGGAAGAGGGGAAATGAAACAATCGGACATATccataaaactgaaaacagctgGAGCATCCA ATTGAGGATCTTGGATGACAGTAAGCTGGGAAGTTACAGTTGTACTCTGAAAGGTGAAGAAGAAATCAGCGCTATGTTTCATTTACAAG TACCGAaaattgaaggaaaagaaaaacccataGTCAGTTATGAAGGAGATACAGCTGTAATGATTTGTAAAAGTTCTGGCTATACTCCCATTGCTTGGACCTGGTATATGACCAATGGCAGTGAACAG attgcCATTAATGACTCTTTGCTGGCAGACAAGTATGTAATTAATAGAATATCTGCCAATGTAACCCATCTGAAGATACTGAAGCTCACCAAGGAAGATGATGGTGTATATTGGTGTGAAGCTGCTTTTGAACTaggaaaaagtaaaggaaaGCTGAAGCTTAGAGTTCTGTCCCTCATGGTGCCTCTCAAACCCTTTCTAGCAATTGTGGCTGAAGTTGTTATTTTAGTAacaattgttttcctttatgaGATGTATTcgaaaaagaaagagaaatgtgcAC ATGGAAAAGAATTTGACCAAGTTGAGCAACT TAAATCAGAAGAAAGCAATGGTCTGGAAAACAGTAGTGCTAGGCACAGAAAAATTTGA
- the EMB gene encoding embigin isoform X2: MQAGLNESSPEPMTTTRTVNWQTQGSSSNHLTLGLNMSTPGPDLSTQEFKQATKENVSNITFVEYEVLLPGVSGTSVEKNVTLDSATQVELSCRLDKKYSHLKSLQVTWKRGNETIGHIHKTENSWSIQLRILDDSKLGSYSCTLKGEEEISAMFHLQVPKIEGKEKPIVSYEGDTAVMICKSSGYTPIAWTWYMTNGSEQIAINDSLLADKYVINRISANVTHLKILKLTKEDDGVYWCEAAFELGKSKGKLKLRVLSLMVPLKPFLAIVAEVVILVTIVFLYEMYSKKKEKCAQDGKEFDQVEQLKSEESNGLENSSARHRKI; encoded by the exons ATGCAAGCTGGACTTAATGAGTCATCTCCTG AGCCCATGACAACTACACGCACTGTCAACTGGCAAACTCAGGGGAGCTCTTCAAATCATTTGACACTTGGACTTAACATGTCTACACCTG GTCCAGATCTTTCCACACAAGAGTTCAAACAGGCAACCAAAGAGAACGTGTCTAATATCACTTTTGTGGAGTATGAGGTACTCCTACCTG GTGTTTCTGGtacttctgtggaaaaaaatgtcactttGGACAGTGCAACTCAAGTTGAACTTTCATGCAGATTGGACAAGAAATATTCTCATTTGAAAAGTCTTCAAGTGACTTGGAAGAGGGGAAATGAAACAATCGGACATATccataaaactgaaaacagctgGAGCATCCA ATTGAGGATCTTGGATGACAGTAAGCTGGGAAGTTACAGTTGTACTCTGAAAGGTGAAGAAGAAATCAGCGCTATGTTTCATTTACAAG TACCGAaaattgaaggaaaagaaaaacccataGTCAGTTATGAAGGAGATACAGCTGTAATGATTTGTAAAAGTTCTGGCTATACTCCCATTGCTTGGACCTGGTATATGACCAATGGCAGTGAACAG attgcCATTAATGACTCTTTGCTGGCAGACAAGTATGTAATTAATAGAATATCTGCCAATGTAACCCATCTGAAGATACTGAAGCTCACCAAGGAAGATGATGGTGTATATTGGTGTGAAGCTGCTTTTGAACTaggaaaaagtaaaggaaaGCTGAAGCTTAGAGTTCTGTCCCTCATGGTGCCTCTCAAACCCTTTCTAGCAATTGTGGCTGAAGTTGTTATTTTAGTAacaattgttttcctttatgaGATGTATTcgaaaaagaaagagaaatgtgcAC AAGATGGAAAAGAATTTGACCAAGTTGAGCAACT TAAATCAGAAGAAAGCAATGGTCTGGAAAACAGTAGTGCTAGGCACAGAAAAATTTGA